Proteins from one Ahaetulla prasina isolate Xishuangbanna chromosome 2, ASM2864084v1, whole genome shotgun sequence genomic window:
- the TBCA gene encoding tubulin-specific chaperone A isoform X2: MALILAKEKVMYEKEAKQQEEKIEKMKAEDGDNYAIKKQTEILQESRMMIPDCQRRLEAAHSDLVQLLENEKELEETEEYKDAQSVLGSIKLEA, translated from the exons CTTGGCAAAAGAAAAGGTTATGTAtgaaaaagaagcaaaacaacaagaagaaaagattgaaaagatGAAAGCTGAAGATGGAGATAACTATGCAATTAAAAAGCAG ACTGAGATCTTGCAAGAATCTCGAATGATGATTCCTGATTGCCAACGTCGACTAGAAGCTGCACATTCTGACCTTGTTCAACTATTA gaaaatgaaaaagaattggaAGAAACTGAAGAATATAAAGATGCACAATCAGTACTGGGATCGATAAAGTTAGAAGCCTAG